The Nocardioides humi genome includes a region encoding these proteins:
- a CDS encoding TetR/AcrR family transcriptional regulator — protein sequence MKEVTAPPKRRYAKRLPVEQRREHLLDAALRVLVRDGYEKVSIEAIAREAGVTRPVVYNAYDGLEPLLHALLDRTQRRALASALRLMPDGGLEGDVDEWIIQAAGGLIDVVQKEPEVWRPVLGMTRNAPAIVRDRIESTRELIRGYIADALQVGIERRGGPYVDVDVLAHLVMITAEHFGRLVLDQPEKYDRERLVGALEGLLSATRPVED from the coding sequence GTGAAAGAGGTCACTGCTCCTCCGAAGCGGCGCTACGCGAAGCGGCTGCCGGTCGAGCAGCGCCGCGAGCACCTCCTCGACGCCGCACTGCGCGTCCTGGTCCGCGACGGCTACGAGAAGGTCTCCATCGAGGCGATCGCGCGCGAGGCCGGCGTGACCCGACCGGTCGTCTACAACGCGTACGACGGCCTCGAGCCCCTCCTCCACGCACTCCTCGACCGGACCCAGCGCCGGGCGCTGGCCTCCGCGCTGCGCCTGATGCCGGACGGCGGCCTCGAGGGGGACGTCGACGAGTGGATCATCCAGGCGGCCGGCGGGCTCATCGACGTCGTACAGAAGGAGCCGGAGGTGTGGCGTCCGGTCCTCGGCATGACCCGGAACGCCCCGGCCATCGTGCGGGACCGGATCGAGTCGACCCGCGAGCTGATCCGCGGCTACATCGCCGACGCGCTGCAGGTCGGCATCGAGCGGCGCGGCGGACCGTACGTCGACGTCGACGTCCTCGCCCACCTGGTGATGATCACCGCCGAGCACTTCGGCCGGCTCGTGCTCGACCAGCCGGAGAAGTACGACCGCGAGCGCCTGGTCGGCGCGCTGGAAGGGCTGCTCAGCGCCACCCGGCCGGTCGAGGACTAG
- a CDS encoding oxygenase MpaB family protein, translating into MLGVQSRRKMLASYEPMADYGFLGPDSVSWRVWSHPTSYVLGFARAVTIEHFDPNLAAAVVQSGGVKYRPSTRYGRTLRYFAMQLFGGAEQTARAADVLVKVHSKAVGHDPVTGSTYDANSSSSQLWIHVTAWHSILKCYEMFGPGKLTEDEESRFWTECAEIAKLQTIDPAEVPTSRAEVHRYFEEWRPRLAASEAAQDMIHFIMPLSVALPPSMPGWQRRLLGPAMWIMSKGVVSTYPKYMRDMANLRQSRAIDLVALVGNKALHAFFERSMNARLALFNLLAPQAVEIAAPAILGIPPKSDRVWGVREAQAHFGFDVPAEAHHDVREKQRDRVFNQGVEPSDEGLEESQQHIGSMDPHRAAMPA; encoded by the coding sequence ATGTTGGGTGTGCAGAGCCGCAGGAAGATGCTCGCCAGCTACGAGCCGATGGCCGACTACGGCTTCCTCGGACCGGACTCGGTCTCGTGGAGGGTGTGGTCGCACCCGACGTCGTACGTCCTCGGGTTCGCGCGAGCCGTCACGATCGAGCACTTCGACCCGAACCTCGCCGCCGCGGTCGTGCAGTCCGGCGGCGTGAAGTACCGGCCGTCGACCCGCTACGGCCGTACCCTGCGCTACTTCGCCATGCAGCTCTTCGGCGGTGCCGAGCAGACGGCCAGGGCCGCCGACGTGCTGGTCAAGGTGCACTCGAAGGCGGTCGGCCACGACCCCGTCACCGGCAGCACGTACGACGCCAACAGCTCCTCGTCGCAGCTGTGGATCCACGTGACCGCGTGGCACTCGATCCTCAAGTGCTACGAGATGTTCGGCCCCGGCAAGCTCACCGAGGACGAGGAGAGCCGGTTCTGGACCGAGTGCGCCGAGATCGCGAAGCTGCAGACGATCGACCCGGCCGAGGTGCCGACGAGTCGCGCCGAGGTGCACCGGTACTTCGAGGAGTGGCGCCCGCGCCTGGCCGCCTCCGAGGCCGCGCAGGACATGATCCACTTCATCATGCCGCTCAGCGTGGCGCTGCCGCCGAGCATGCCGGGCTGGCAGAGGAGACTGCTCGGGCCGGCGATGTGGATCATGAGCAAGGGCGTCGTCTCGACGTACCCGAAGTACATGCGGGACATGGCGAACCTCCGCCAGAGCCGAGCGATCGACCTCGTCGCGCTGGTCGGCAACAAGGCGCTGCACGCGTTCTTCGAGCGCTCGATGAACGCTCGCCTGGCCCTCTTCAACCTGCTCGCGCCGCAGGCCGTGGAGATCGCCGCGCCGGCGATCCTCGGCATTCCGCCGAAGAGCGACCGGGTCTGGGGCGTGCGCGAGGCGCAGGCGCACTTCGGCTTCGACGTCCCGGCCGAGGCGCACCACGACGTCCGCGAGAAGCAGCGCGACCGGGTCTTCAACCAGGGCGTGGAGCCCTCGGACGAGGGGCTGGAGGAGTCGCAGCAGCACATCGGGTCGATGGACCCGCACCGCGCGGCCATGCCGGCCTGA